Proteins from a genomic interval of Equus quagga isolate Etosha38 chromosome 11, UCLA_HA_Equagga_1.0, whole genome shotgun sequence:
- the GAA gene encoding lysosomal alpha-glucosidase isoform X2 yields MDERRLPCSRPLGLCVLVCLATAALLGHVLLHDFTMVPRELHGFSQVPKEIYRAPQQGASGPGPQPAPGRRGSPRAAPAQCDTPPDSRFDCAPDKAITQEQCEARGCCYVPARRQPPGSQMGQPWCFFPPSYPSYKLGNLTTTETGYTATLTRAAPTFFPKDILTLRLDVLVETESRLHFTIKDPANRRYEVPLETPRVRSRATSTLYSVEFSEEPFGVVVRRKLNGRVLLNTTVAPLFFADQFLQLSTSLPSRYVTGLAEHLGPLMLNTNWTKITLWNRDIAPTPSVNLYGSHPFYMVLEDGGSAHGVFLLNSNAMDVVLQPSPALSWRSTGGILDVYVFLGPEPKSVVQQYLEVVGYPFMPPYWGLGFHLCRWGYSSTAITRQVVENMTRAHFPLDVQWNDLDYMDARRDFTFNKDGFGDFPAMVQELHQGGRRYMMIVDPAISSSGPPGSYRPYDEGLRRGVFITNETGQPLIGKVWPGSTAFPDFTNPEALDWWQDMVAEFHAQVPFDGMWIDMNEPSNFVKGSVDGCPDSDLENPPYVPGVVGGTLRAATICASSQQFLSTHYNLHNLYGLTEAIASHRALVKARGVRPFVISRSTFAGHGRYAGHWTGDVWSSWEQLSYSVPEILLFNLLGVPLVGADICGFLGNTSEELCVRWTQLGAFYPFMRNHNGLDSLPQEPYRFSETAQQAMRKAFALRYVLLPHLYTLFHGAHTRGQTVARPLFLEKSKTALSLSREGQQRRHCQRPLPLPGMEKLRPAGEATVENPRDKWVP; encoded by the exons ATGGATGAGAGGCGGCTGCCCTGCTCCCGCCCCCTGGGGCTCTGTGTCCTCGTCTGCTTGGCCACCGCTGCCCTCCTGGGGCATGTCCTGCTGCACGATTTCACGATGGTCCCCCGAGAGCTGCATGGCTTCTCTCAAGTACCCAAGGAGATTTACCGAGCTCCCCAGCAGGGAGCCAGCGGCCCAGGGCCCCAACCCGCCCCAGGGCGCCGCGGCAGTCCCAGAGCAGCGCCGGCACAGTGCGACACGCCCCCCGACAGCCGCTTCGACTGTGCCCCAGACAAGGCCATCACCCAGGAGCAGTGTGAGGCCCGGGGCTGCTGCTACGTGCCTGCCAGGCGGCAGCCTCCGGGCTCCCAGATGGGGCAGCCCTGGTGCTTCTTCCCCCCCAGCTACCCGAGTTACAAGCTGGGGAACCTGACCACCACCGAGACGGGCTACACCGCCACCCTCACTCGAGCCGCCCCGACCTTCTTCCCCAAGGACATCCTGACCTTACGGCTGGACGTGCTCGTGGAGACCGAGAGTCGACTCCACTTTAcg ATCAAAGACCCCGCCAACAGGCGCTACGAGGTGCCCCTGGAGACCCCGCGCGTCCGCAGCCGGGCAACGTCCACTCTCTACAGCGTGGAGTTCTCGGAGGAGCCCTTCGGGGTGGTCGTGCGCCGGAAGCTGAACGGACGGGTGCT GCTGAACACGACGGTGGCGCCCCTGTTCTTCGCCGACCAGTTTCTGCAGCTGTCCACCTCCCTGCCATCCCGGTACGTCACCGGCCTTGCCGAGCACCTTGGCCCCCTGATGCTCAACACCAACTGGACCAAGATCACCCTCTGGAACCGGGACATCGCCCCCACG CCCTCCGTGAACCTCTACGGGTCCCACCCTTTCTACATGGTGCTGGAGGACGGCGGGTCGGCTCACGGGGTCTTCCTCCTGAACAGCAATGCCATGG ATGTGGTCCTGCAGCCTAGCCCGGCCCTCAGCTGGAGGTCAACTGGCGGGATCCTGGACGTGTACGTCTTCCTGGGCCCGGAGCCCAAGAGCGTGGTGCAGCAGTACCTGGAAGTCGTGG GCTACCCATTCATGCCGCCGTACTGGGGCCTGGGTTTCCACCTCTGCCGCTGGGGCTACTCCTCCACCGCCATCACCCGCCAGGTCGTGGAGAACATGACCAGGGCCCACTTCCCCCTC GACGTCCAGTGGAACGACCTGGACTACATGGACGCCAGGAGGGACTTCACTTTCAATAAGGATGGCTTCGGGGACTTCCCGGCCATGGTGCAGGAGCTCCACCAGGGCGGCCGGCGGTACATGATGATCGTT GACCCCGCCATCAGCAGTTCTGGCCCCCCCGGGAGCTACCGACCCTATGACGAGGGTCTGCGGAGGGGGGTTTTCATCACCAATGAGACTGGGCAGCCGCTGATTGGGAAG GTGTGGCCCGGGTCCACCGCCTTCCCCGACTTCACCAACCCTGAGGCCCTTGACTGGTGGCAGGACATGGTGGCCGAGTTCCACGCCCAGGTGCCCTTTGACGGCATGTGGATT GACATGAATGAGCCGTCCAACTTCGTAAAGGGCTCTGTGGACGGCTGCCCCGACAGCGACCTGGAGAACCCGCCCTATGTGCCAG GGGTGGTTGGCGGGACCCTCCGGGCAGCCACCATCTGTGCCTCCAGCCAGCAGTTCCTCTCCACGCACTACAACCTGCACAACCTGTACGGCCTGACCGAAGCCATCGCCTCCCACAG GGCCCTGGTGAAGGCTCGGGGGGTGCGCCCCTTCGTGATTTCCCGCTCAACCTTCGCTGGCCACGGCCGATACGCCGGCCACTGGACAGGGGATGTGTGGAGCAGCTGGGAGCAGCtctcctactctgtgccag AAATCCTGCTCTTCAACCTGCTGGGGGTGCCGCTGGTCGGGGCCGACATCTGTGGCTTCCTGGGCAACACCTCGGAGGAGCTGTGCGTGCGCTGGACCCAGCTGGGGGCCTTCTACCCCTTCATGCGGAACCACAACGGCTTGGACAGCCTG CCTCAGGAGCCGTACAGGTTCAGTGAGACGGCGCAGCAAGCCATGAGGAAGGCCTTCGCCCTGCGCTACGTGCTGCTGCCCCACCTCTACACGCTGTTCCACGGGGCACACACCAGGGGCCAGACTGTGGCCCGGCCCCTCTTCCTGGA aaaaagcaaaaccgCCCTGAGCTTATCCCGTGAAGGCCAACAGAGAAGGCACTGTCAGCGGCCGCTCCCTCTCCCTGGTATGGAAAAGCTCAGGCCAGCTGGCGAGGCCACTGTTGAGAACCCAAGAGATAAATGG GTTCCCTGA
- the GAA gene encoding lysosomal alpha-glucosidase isoform X1, which translates to MDERRLPCSRPLGLCVLVCLATAALLGHVLLHDFTMVPRELHGFSQVPKEIYRAPQQGASGPGPQPAPGRRGSPRAAPAQCDTPPDSRFDCAPDKAITQEQCEARGCCYVPARRQPPGSQMGQPWCFFPPSYPSYKLGNLTTTETGYTATLTRAAPTFFPKDILTLRLDVLVETESRLHFTIKDPANRRYEVPLETPRVRSRATSTLYSVEFSEEPFGVVVRRKLNGRVLLNTTVAPLFFADQFLQLSTSLPSRYVTGLAEHLGPLMLNTNWTKITLWNRDIAPTPSVNLYGSHPFYMVLEDGGSAHGVFLLNSNAMDVVLQPSPALSWRSTGGILDVYVFLGPEPKSVVQQYLEVVGYPFMPPYWGLGFHLCRWGYSSTAITRQVVENMTRAHFPLDVQWNDLDYMDARRDFTFNKDGFGDFPAMVQELHQGGRRYMMIVDPAISSSGPPGSYRPYDEGLRRGVFITNETGQPLIGKVWPGSTAFPDFTNPEALDWWQDMVAEFHAQVPFDGMWIDMNEPSNFVKGSVDGCPDSDLENPPYVPGVVGGTLRAATICASSQQFLSTHYNLHNLYGLTEAIASHRALVKARGVRPFVISRSTFAGHGRYAGHWTGDVWSSWEQLSYSVPEILLFNLLGVPLVGADICGFLGNTSEELCVRWTQLGAFYPFMRNHNGLDSLPQEPYRFSETAQQAMRKAFALRYVLLPHLYTLFHGAHTRGQTVARPLFLEFPEDPRTWTVDRQLLWGEALLITPVLEAGEVEVTGYFPLGTWYDLQTVPVGALGGLPSPAPAPLTPAIHSEGQWVTLPAPLDTINLHLRAGHIIPLQGPGLTTTESRKQPTALVVALTSSREAQGELFWDDGESLGVLEREAYTHIIFLARNNTIMNELLHVTSEGASLQLERVTVLGVAAAPQQVLSNGVPVSNFTYNPDTKTLDIPVSLTMGEQFLISWS; encoded by the exons ATGGATGAGAGGCGGCTGCCCTGCTCCCGCCCCCTGGGGCTCTGTGTCCTCGTCTGCTTGGCCACCGCTGCCCTCCTGGGGCATGTCCTGCTGCACGATTTCACGATGGTCCCCCGAGAGCTGCATGGCTTCTCTCAAGTACCCAAGGAGATTTACCGAGCTCCCCAGCAGGGAGCCAGCGGCCCAGGGCCCCAACCCGCCCCAGGGCGCCGCGGCAGTCCCAGAGCAGCGCCGGCACAGTGCGACACGCCCCCCGACAGCCGCTTCGACTGTGCCCCAGACAAGGCCATCACCCAGGAGCAGTGTGAGGCCCGGGGCTGCTGCTACGTGCCTGCCAGGCGGCAGCCTCCGGGCTCCCAGATGGGGCAGCCCTGGTGCTTCTTCCCCCCCAGCTACCCGAGTTACAAGCTGGGGAACCTGACCACCACCGAGACGGGCTACACCGCCACCCTCACTCGAGCCGCCCCGACCTTCTTCCCCAAGGACATCCTGACCTTACGGCTGGACGTGCTCGTGGAGACCGAGAGTCGACTCCACTTTAcg ATCAAAGACCCCGCCAACAGGCGCTACGAGGTGCCCCTGGAGACCCCGCGCGTCCGCAGCCGGGCAACGTCCACTCTCTACAGCGTGGAGTTCTCGGAGGAGCCCTTCGGGGTGGTCGTGCGCCGGAAGCTGAACGGACGGGTGCT GCTGAACACGACGGTGGCGCCCCTGTTCTTCGCCGACCAGTTTCTGCAGCTGTCCACCTCCCTGCCATCCCGGTACGTCACCGGCCTTGCCGAGCACCTTGGCCCCCTGATGCTCAACACCAACTGGACCAAGATCACCCTCTGGAACCGGGACATCGCCCCCACG CCCTCCGTGAACCTCTACGGGTCCCACCCTTTCTACATGGTGCTGGAGGACGGCGGGTCGGCTCACGGGGTCTTCCTCCTGAACAGCAATGCCATGG ATGTGGTCCTGCAGCCTAGCCCGGCCCTCAGCTGGAGGTCAACTGGCGGGATCCTGGACGTGTACGTCTTCCTGGGCCCGGAGCCCAAGAGCGTGGTGCAGCAGTACCTGGAAGTCGTGG GCTACCCATTCATGCCGCCGTACTGGGGCCTGGGTTTCCACCTCTGCCGCTGGGGCTACTCCTCCACCGCCATCACCCGCCAGGTCGTGGAGAACATGACCAGGGCCCACTTCCCCCTC GACGTCCAGTGGAACGACCTGGACTACATGGACGCCAGGAGGGACTTCACTTTCAATAAGGATGGCTTCGGGGACTTCCCGGCCATGGTGCAGGAGCTCCACCAGGGCGGCCGGCGGTACATGATGATCGTT GACCCCGCCATCAGCAGTTCTGGCCCCCCCGGGAGCTACCGACCCTATGACGAGGGTCTGCGGAGGGGGGTTTTCATCACCAATGAGACTGGGCAGCCGCTGATTGGGAAG GTGTGGCCCGGGTCCACCGCCTTCCCCGACTTCACCAACCCTGAGGCCCTTGACTGGTGGCAGGACATGGTGGCCGAGTTCCACGCCCAGGTGCCCTTTGACGGCATGTGGATT GACATGAATGAGCCGTCCAACTTCGTAAAGGGCTCTGTGGACGGCTGCCCCGACAGCGACCTGGAGAACCCGCCCTATGTGCCAG GGGTGGTTGGCGGGACCCTCCGGGCAGCCACCATCTGTGCCTCCAGCCAGCAGTTCCTCTCCACGCACTACAACCTGCACAACCTGTACGGCCTGACCGAAGCCATCGCCTCCCACAG GGCCCTGGTGAAGGCTCGGGGGGTGCGCCCCTTCGTGATTTCCCGCTCAACCTTCGCTGGCCACGGCCGATACGCCGGCCACTGGACAGGGGATGTGTGGAGCAGCTGGGAGCAGCtctcctactctgtgccag AAATCCTGCTCTTCAACCTGCTGGGGGTGCCGCTGGTCGGGGCCGACATCTGTGGCTTCCTGGGCAACACCTCGGAGGAGCTGTGCGTGCGCTGGACCCAGCTGGGGGCCTTCTACCCCTTCATGCGGAACCACAACGGCTTGGACAGCCTG CCTCAGGAGCCGTACAGGTTCAGTGAGACGGCGCAGCAAGCCATGAGGAAGGCCTTCGCCCTGCGCTACGTGCTGCTGCCCCACCTCTACACGCTGTTCCACGGGGCACACACCAGGGGCCAGACTGTGGCCCGGCCCCTCTTCCTGGA GTTCCCTGAGGACCCCCGCACCTGGACCGTGGACCGCCAGCTCCTGTGGGGGGAGGCCCTGCTCATCACCCCAGTGCTCGAGGCCGGGGAGGTCGAAGTGACTGGCTACTTTCCGCTCGGCACGTGGTACGACCTGCAGACG GTGCCAGTAGGGGCCCTTGGTGGCCTCCCCTCTCCAGCGCCTGCACCCCTCACGCCTGCCATCCACAGTGAAGGGCAGTGGGTGACACTGCCAGCCCCACTGGACACCATCAACCTCCACCTCCGGGCTGGGCACATCATCCCCCTGCAG GGCCCCGGCCTCACAACCACAGAGTCCCGCAAGCAGCCCACGGCCCTGGTTGTGGCCCTGACCTCGAGTCGGGAGGCCCAGGGGGAGCTGTTCTGGGATGACGGCGAGAGCCTGGGAGTGCTGGAGCGCGAGGCCTACACCCACATCATCTTCCTGGCCAGGAAC AACACCATCATGAACGAACTGTTGCATGTGACCAGTGAGGGGGCCAGCCTGCAGCTGGAGAGGGTGACTGTCCTGGGGGTGGCCGCGGCCCCCCAGCAAGTCCTCTCCAATGGTGTTCCTGTCTCCAACTTCACCTACAACCCTGACACCAAG accCTGGACATCCCTGTCTCGCTGACCATGGGAGAGCAGTTTCTCATCAGTTGGTCTTAA